From the genome of Varibaculum prostatecancerukia, one region includes:
- the orn gene encoding oligoribonuclease, which produces MTNNLKDPLVWIDCEMTGLDLEQDCLVEVAVIITDGQTNIVDEGIDLLIKPKAGALENIGDFVREMHTKSGLLEELESPAALELEEAEKQVLEYIKRFVPGQGQALLAGNSVGTDKQFLEKEMPQVISHLHYRLVDVSSVKELAKRWYPRAFYNAPEKHGGHRALADIRESIQELRYYRKVLWPAGEGPSSEECEAAAKEVLAQGLGA; this is translated from the coding sequence ATGACAAATAATCTGAAAGATCCTTTAGTGTGGATCGATTGCGAAATGACCGGCCTGGATTTAGAGCAGGATTGCCTGGTAGAGGTGGCGGTGATCATCACTGACGGGCAAACCAATATTGTGGATGAAGGTATCGACCTGCTGATTAAACCCAAAGCGGGCGCCTTAGAAAATATAGGGGATTTTGTGCGCGAAATGCACACCAAGTCCGGTTTGCTGGAGGAACTGGAATCTCCGGCGGCGCTAGAGCTGGAGGAGGCCGAAAAACAGGTTTTGGAATATATTAAGCGTTTTGTGCCTGGTCAGGGACAGGCGCTGCTGGCCGGCAATTCGGTAGGGACTGATAAACAGTTCCTGGAAAAAGAAATGCCGCAGGTAATCTCGCATTTGCATTACCGCTTAGTGGATGTTTCTTCGGTGAAAGAGTTGGCGAAGCGTTGGTATCCGCGCGCCTTTTATAACGCCCCAGAAAAGCATGGGGGACACCGCGCCCTCGCCGATATTCGCGAATCTATCCAGGAGCTGCGCTACTACCGCAAGGTACTTTGGCCGGCAGGGGAAGGGCCGAGCAGTGAGGAATGCGAGGCGGCCGCGAAAGAGGTTTTAGCGCAAGGGCTGGGAGCCTAG
- a CDS encoding single-stranded DNA-binding protein: MSKANIEVTFTGWVATAPTFHRPDPAKPEKALSTFRVMHTPYSRDSQGNWQKGESLTVRVKVWGWGAHYVSRSIRVGDPIIASGRLIRSKWQDKEQVTHYGLELTASSLGHDLTMGESNFVRMVGALPKRGNFASPGKEGSGSLADPEGEFETSPGTEPAGKQAAEGQAAAETVDPDTGEIIASGAKTASGNNPPASSEASTAESALDPEGEYILETTFSGEAA, encoded by the coding sequence ATGAGCAAAGCCAATATTGAGGTTACCTTTACCGGCTGGGTAGCGACCGCACCCACCTTTCACCGTCCCGATCCCGCGAAACCCGAAAAGGCGCTTAGCACTTTTCGGGTGATGCATACCCCGTACTCTCGCGATAGCCAGGGGAACTGGCAGAAAGGGGAGTCATTGACGGTCCGGGTAAAAGTTTGGGGGTGGGGCGCGCACTATGTGTCCCGCTCCATTCGGGTGGGGGATCCGATTATTGCGAGCGGGCGGTTGATCCGTTCTAAATGGCAGGACAAAGAGCAGGTTACCCACTACGGGCTAGAGCTAACCGCATCTTCTTTGGGGCATGACCTGACCATGGGGGAATCTAACTTTGTGCGAATGGTAGGTGCGCTCCCTAAACGGGGAAATTTTGCTTCCCCTGGCAAAGAAGGTAGCGGTTCGCTGGCCGATCCCGAGGGCGAGTTCGAGACTTCCCCGGGAACAGAACCGGCAGGGAAACAAGCTGCGGAGGGCCAGGCAGCTGCAGAAACGGTAGATCCTGACACCGGGGAAATCATCGCTTCGGGGGCAAAAACTGCTTCCGGGAACAATCCGCCTGCGTCCTCGGAAGCAAGCACCGCGGAAAGCGCCCTCGACCCGGAAGGGGAGTATATTTTAGAAACTACCTTCAGCGGAGAGGCTGCCTAG
- the ettA gene encoding energy-dependent translational throttle protein EttA: MAEFIYQMIRTRKALGDKVILDDVTMAFLPGAKIGMVGPNGAGKSSILKIMAGLDEPSNGEARLTPGYTVGILMQEPELDDDLTVKENVEQGVGPLKAKLDRFNEISAQMADPDADFDALMEEMGTLQAEIDAADGWDVDSQLEQAMDALRCPPPETPVSVLSGGERRRVALCQLLLKAPDLLLLDEPTNHLDAESILWLEKHLHSYKGAVIAITHDRYFLDHVAEWIAEVDRGRLYPYEGNYSTYLEKKQERLEVQGRKDAKLAKRLKEELQWVRSSAKGRQAKSKARLQRYEEMQAEAKHAKKLDFEEIQIPPGPRLGTVVLRADKLCKGFGDRELIKDLSFNLPPNGIVGIIGPNGVGKTTLFKTIVGLEELDSGTLDIGETVKVSYVDQNRAGIDPDKTLWEVVSDGLDFLDVGGVTIPSRAYVASFGFKGPDQQKPAGVLSGGERNRLNLALTLKQGGNLLLLDEPTNDLDVETLASLENALLEFPGCAVVITHDRWFLDRVATHILAWEGTEENPANWYWFEGNFESYEKNKVDRLGAEAARPHRVTHRRLRRA; the protein is encoded by the coding sequence GTGGCAGAATTCATTTACCAAATGATCCGCACCCGTAAAGCTCTAGGTGACAAGGTCATTTTGGACGATGTAACTATGGCTTTCCTTCCGGGAGCCAAAATCGGCATGGTCGGCCCTAACGGAGCCGGTAAATCCTCGATCCTCAAAATTATGGCGGGTCTAGATGAGCCCTCCAATGGGGAGGCGCGGCTTACCCCCGGCTATACCGTCGGCATCTTGATGCAAGAGCCAGAATTGGACGATGATCTCACGGTTAAAGAAAACGTGGAGCAAGGTGTCGGCCCCCTAAAGGCCAAACTTGATCGCTTCAACGAGATCTCTGCGCAAATGGCGGATCCGGATGCCGACTTCGATGCCCTCATGGAGGAAATGGGTACTCTGCAGGCAGAGATTGATGCCGCCGATGGCTGGGATGTGGATTCTCAACTGGAGCAGGCGATGGATGCCTTGCGTTGCCCGCCTCCGGAAACTCCGGTTTCGGTGCTTTCTGGTGGGGAGCGCCGCCGGGTCGCCCTCTGCCAGCTGCTGCTAAAAGCACCTGACCTGCTGTTACTGGATGAGCCTACTAACCATCTGGATGCGGAATCTATCCTGTGGCTAGAAAAGCATCTGCACTCCTATAAGGGGGCAGTTATCGCTATTACCCACGACCGTTATTTCTTGGATCACGTGGCGGAATGGATTGCGGAAGTTGATCGCGGGCGTCTTTATCCTTATGAGGGTAACTATTCCACCTACCTGGAAAAGAAGCAGGAACGCCTGGAAGTCCAGGGACGCAAGGATGCGAAACTAGCTAAGCGTCTAAAAGAGGAACTGCAGTGGGTGCGTTCTTCAGCTAAGGGGCGCCAAGCGAAATCTAAGGCACGTTTGCAGCGCTACGAGGAAATGCAGGCAGAAGCCAAACACGCCAAGAAACTGGACTTTGAAGAAATCCAGATTCCGCCCGGTCCCCGCCTAGGAACCGTGGTTTTGCGTGCCGATAAACTCTGTAAAGGGTTTGGGGATCGCGAACTGATCAAGGATCTGTCCTTCAATCTGCCACCCAACGGAATCGTAGGAATTATCGGTCCGAACGGGGTCGGAAAAACCACTTTGTTCAAGACGATTGTGGGGCTCGAGGAACTCGATTCCGGAACTCTCGATATTGGGGAGACCGTAAAAGTCAGTTATGTGGATCAGAACCGTGCCGGGATTGATCCCGATAAGACCTTGTGGGAAGTAGTTTCGGACGGTCTGGACTTCTTGGACGTGGGGGGCGTGACTATTCCTTCGCGCGCTTATGTGGCCTCGTTTGGTTTTAAAGGCCCGGATCAGCAAAAACCTGCCGGGGTGCTTTCTGGTGGGGAGCGTAACCGTTTGAACCTGGCGCTTACCCTCAAGCAGGGCGGAAACCTGCTGCTGCTGGACGAGCCCACTAACGACCTGGATGTGGAAACTTTAGCCAGCCTGGAAAATGCGCTCCTGGAGTTCCCGGGTTGTGCAGTGGTAATCACGCACGACCGCTGGTTCCTCGACCGGGTCGCCACCCATATTCTGGCGTGGGAAGGAACCGAAGAAAACCCCGCGAACTGGTACTGGTTCGAGGGCAACTTCGAGTCCTATGAAAAGAATAAGGTTGACCGCCTGGGGGCGGAGGCTGCGCGTCCGCATCGGGTAACTCACCGCCGTTTACGCCGCGCCTAA
- a CDS encoding YlbL family protein, whose translation MAGKQSKKARRQGRIGKAMMTLSLVGFLVLGFAIRAPFVIESPGPTFDVLGSQSGQGRIIKVEGAKTYPTEGQLRMVTVSMRGGPGTHVSYAEVLLAKMRSFTEVLPESSVYPEGATEKQVEQVSQAQMEDSQLSAKVAALSELGYKIPAKFKVTGIAEDSDFAGKLKENDILRTVTSRGETQDLELANSLFDVLEQTPPGTSLTFSVQRKDKNISVTGKTRKPSDGRQGSQLGIFLNPQAKLPVDINIALQEVGGPSAGTMFALGIVDRMSADSLTGGKEIAGTGAISYGGQVLAISGIPQKMAGAKKDGAQWFLMPKANCPQVKPIKGIRAVPVQDLHQARQVASQIAANQRQKLPRCPAR comes from the coding sequence GTGGCCGGGAAACAGTCGAAAAAAGCTCGCCGACAGGGGAGAATCGGTAAAGCCATGATGACCTTGTCATTGGTCGGTTTCCTGGTTCTTGGTTTTGCCATTCGCGCACCCTTCGTAATCGAATCCCCAGGTCCCACCTTCGATGTTCTCGGCTCCCAGTCTGGGCAGGGGCGAATTATTAAAGTTGAGGGCGCGAAAACCTATCCCACTGAAGGGCAGCTGCGGATGGTAACGGTTTCGATGCGAGGCGGACCAGGAACCCACGTAAGTTACGCGGAAGTGTTGCTGGCGAAAATGCGTTCTTTCACCGAGGTTTTACCCGAATCTTCGGTTTATCCGGAAGGTGCTACTGAAAAACAGGTGGAGCAGGTTTCACAAGCGCAGATGGAGGATTCGCAGCTCAGCGCCAAAGTGGCGGCGCTTAGCGAACTTGGATACAAGATTCCGGCAAAGTTCAAAGTCACTGGAATAGCCGAGGATTCCGATTTCGCGGGCAAACTGAAGGAAAACGATATTCTGCGGACGGTTACCTCCCGGGGGGAAACCCAGGATTTAGAGCTCGCCAACTCACTTTTTGATGTTTTAGAGCAGACCCCGCCGGGAACTTCACTGACCTTCAGCGTCCAGCGGAAGGATAAAAACATCTCGGTTACTGGGAAAACTCGCAAACCTAGCGATGGCCGCCAAGGATCCCAACTGGGAATTTTCCTGAATCCCCAGGCCAAACTACCGGTGGATATCAATATCGCTTTGCAGGAAGTGGGGGGACCATCGGCGGGAACCATGTTTGCGCTCGGGATTGTTGACCGCATGAGCGCGGACTCTTTGACCGGTGGAAAAGAGATAGCGGGAACCGGCGCGATTTCCTATGGGGGACAGGTGCTGGCGATTTCGGGGATCCCCCAAAAGATGGCGGGTGCCAAGAAAGATGGCGCCCAGTGGTTTTTAATGCCGAAAGCGAATTGCCCGCAGGTGAAACCGATTAAAGGAATCCGGGCGGTTCCGGTACAAGATCTGCATCAGGCACGCCAGGTCGCCTCGCAAATTGCTGCTAATCAGCGTCAGAAACTCCCGCGCTGTCCGGCTCGCTAG
- a CDS encoding UPF0182 family membrane protein, which produces MSNDLFGNLGFGGGKGGGFRGFPGGFGAGRGGGNSSGGSQGAGGGGRAPLPQIKFKKPGPLGIAIGVIVALVVLLLVASQVWTEILWYCQTGYLRVLLTQWIAAGGMFLASFLIAWAIVALNLQIAYRNRPEMGTIAASIRSYRSTLTRHRRGIFLGIPALIAIFLATGMAASWRQVLVAFTGGSFGKKDPQFGFDVSFFVFRLPLIDMAVTFLLTLLGISLVACLIAYYLLGSMTVTPKAKATKPARIHMGILLAISSVMVGVTYFVDRWTMVYGQNSPTDGAMYTDVHAIIPARTILAVIALIVAALFVFASFRGGWYLPAAGIAVTVVSALVIGAGYPFIIQQFRVRPNERELESQYIDRNIKATLDAFGMKDLDLISYDQVTNETSANQLRKDADSTQQIRLLDPEIISPAVRQMKQSRPYYSFPDQFAVDRYNFPDKDGKMEKRDTVIAVRDINLDGLANSQRNWVNDHTVYTHGFGVVAAYGNQVTSEGLPSYWESSLSAKEYGEIGDYEKRIYFSQASPLYSIVGAPKGADPKELDYQDAKNNQQVYTTFDGNGGPQVGNFLNKVLFALKFRSTDLFFSDQINPKSQILYDRDPALRVAKVAPYLTLDSRVYPAIVNMDAKKGAKKRLVWIVDAYTTTDSYPYSQHLNLTDATADTATAKTAQFAVQNNVNYMRNSVKAVVDAYDGSVQLYQWDKQDPVLKAWQKIYPGQIKPMSEISGDLMSHLRYPEDYFKAQRALLANYHVTNPSEFYTGGDQWKLSEDPTATSRDLEGSGKLQPPYYLTMNMPTGKNTDQGSAEFSLTSVFIPGGEGRRAAMAGFLAVDSETGNEKGKVRKGYGKMRLLALPSDTTVPGPGQVQNTFNSDPEVNRELNLQDQQGSRVIRGNLLTLPVGGGLLYVQPVYVQSTGTTQYPQLRSVLVGFGDKVGFAPTLKEALDQVFGGDSGAVTASNDGNKKAPAAKGKAGEPSAKAPSAQEKLNTALQDAKKAMADADSAMKAGDWAKYGEAQKSLDDAISRAVSAQDEGAKAAK; this is translated from the coding sequence GTGAGTAACGATTTATTTGGAAATCTTGGCTTCGGCGGCGGTAAAGGCGGTGGTTTCCGTGGCTTTCCTGGCGGATTTGGAGCCGGCAGAGGTGGCGGAAACAGTAGCGGCGGTTCCCAGGGAGCCGGAGGCGGCGGACGTGCGCCCTTGCCGCAAATAAAGTTTAAGAAACCCGGGCCACTCGGTATCGCTATTGGCGTAATCGTCGCGCTAGTTGTTTTACTGCTGGTGGCTTCGCAGGTGTGGACGGAGATTCTCTGGTATTGCCAGACCGGGTATTTGCGGGTACTGCTCACCCAGTGGATTGCTGCCGGAGGCATGTTCTTGGCATCGTTCTTGATTGCTTGGGCGATTGTGGCACTCAACTTGCAGATTGCCTATCGTAATCGCCCCGAGATGGGGACCATTGCCGCCTCTATTAGGTCTTATCGGTCTACTCTTACCCGTCATCGTCGGGGAATCTTCTTGGGGATTCCCGCCCTAATCGCTATATTCCTGGCAACGGGGATGGCGGCTAGTTGGCGGCAAGTGCTGGTGGCGTTCACCGGTGGTTCCTTCGGGAAAAAAGATCCCCAATTTGGGTTTGATGTTTCTTTCTTCGTTTTCCGTCTGCCGCTAATCGATATGGCGGTAACTTTCCTGCTCACTTTGTTAGGGATTTCCCTAGTTGCCTGTTTGATTGCCTACTACCTATTGGGGTCAATGACGGTAACTCCCAAGGCGAAAGCTACTAAGCCTGCGCGTATCCATATGGGGATCCTGCTGGCGATTTCTTCGGTGATGGTCGGCGTGACCTATTTCGTTGATCGCTGGACCATGGTTTATGGGCAAAACTCGCCAACTGATGGCGCCATGTACACCGATGTGCACGCGATTATTCCGGCTCGCACGATTTTGGCGGTTATTGCCCTAATTGTGGCGGCGCTATTTGTATTCGCGTCCTTTAGAGGCGGCTGGTACCTGCCGGCAGCGGGTATCGCGGTAACCGTGGTATCTGCCCTAGTTATTGGGGCAGGCTATCCGTTTATTATTCAGCAGTTCCGGGTACGCCCCAACGAGAGGGAACTGGAAAGTCAATATATTGACCGCAATATCAAGGCCACTTTGGATGCCTTCGGCATGAAGGATCTGGACCTGATTTCCTATGATCAGGTCACCAATGAAACTAGCGCCAATCAGTTGCGTAAGGACGCGGACTCCACCCAGCAGATTCGGCTTTTAGATCCGGAGATTATTTCCCCGGCAGTTCGGCAGATGAAGCAGTCGCGTCCTTACTATTCTTTCCCGGATCAGTTCGCGGTTGACCGCTATAACTTCCCGGATAAGGACGGAAAGATGGAAAAGCGGGACACCGTGATTGCGGTGCGTGATATTAACCTGGATGGTTTGGCTAATTCCCAGCGTAACTGGGTTAATGACCACACGGTGTACACGCACGGTTTCGGGGTGGTTGCCGCCTACGGTAACCAAGTAACTTCCGAGGGGTTGCCTTCCTATTGGGAATCTTCCCTCTCGGCTAAAGAATATGGTGAAATCGGGGATTACGAGAAGCGAATCTACTTCTCGCAGGCCTCTCCGTTGTATTCCATCGTGGGAGCCCCTAAAGGCGCGGATCCTAAAGAGCTGGATTACCAAGACGCCAAGAATAACCAGCAGGTTTACACCACTTTTGATGGTAATGGTGGCCCCCAGGTCGGGAACTTCTTAAACAAGGTACTGTTTGCCTTGAAGTTCCGCTCTACTGATCTGTTCTTCTCAGATCAAATCAACCCTAAGTCTCAGATTCTTTATGATCGTGATCCAGCGTTGCGGGTAGCGAAAGTCGCCCCCTATTTAACTTTGGATTCGCGTGTCTATCCCGCGATTGTAAATATGGATGCCAAGAAGGGTGCGAAGAAACGGTTGGTGTGGATCGTTGATGCCTACACCACCACTGATTCCTATCCTTATTCCCAGCATCTTAACCTCACGGATGCGACTGCAGATACGGCTACTGCCAAAACCGCGCAGTTCGCGGTGCAAAATAACGTGAACTATATGCGCAACTCGGTTAAGGCCGTAGTTGACGCCTATGACGGTTCGGTGCAGCTGTATCAGTGGGATAAACAGGATCCGGTTCTGAAGGCTTGGCAAAAGATTTATCCCGGCCAGATAAAGCCCATGTCTGAGATCAGTGGGGATTTGATGAGTCACTTGCGTTACCCGGAGGATTACTTCAAGGCTCAGCGTGCACTATTGGCTAACTACCACGTCACTAACCCTTCGGAGTTCTACACCGGTGGTGACCAGTGGAAACTCTCAGAAGACCCCACTGCCACTTCGCGTGACCTGGAAGGATCGGGCAAACTGCAGCCGCCCTATTACCTGACCATGAATATGCCTACCGGCAAGAACACCGATCAAGGCAGCGCCGAATTCTCTTTGACTTCAGTGTTTATTCCTGGCGGTGAAGGTCGGCGCGCGGCCATGGCCGGCTTCCTAGCGGTTGACTCTGAAACCGGTAATGAGAAAGGTAAAGTTCGCAAAGGCTACGGCAAGATGCGACTTTTGGCTTTGCCATCGGATACCACTGTGCCCGGCCCCGGTCAGGTGCAAAACACGTTTAACTCTGACCCGGAAGTTAACCGGGAGCTGAACCTGCAAGATCAACAGGGATCCCGGGTTATCCGTGGCAACCTGCTGACTTTGCCAGTAGGTGGCGGTCTGCTCTATGTGCAGCCGGTGTATGTACAATCCACCGGTACTACCCAGTATCCGCAGCTTAGAAGTGTATTGGTTGGCTTCGGCGATAAGGTTGGGTTCGCGCCTACCCTTAAAGAAGCCCTGGATCAGGTATTCGGGGGAGATTCCGGGGCGGTTACTGCCTCCAATGACGGCAATAAGAAGGCTCCGGCTGCTAAAGGTAAAGCGGGAGAACCTTCCGCTAAAGCCCCCAGCGCGCAAGAGAAGCTAAACACCGCTCTGCAGGACGCCAAGAAAGCGATGGCAGATGCGGACAGTGCCATGAAGGCGGGCGACTGGGCGAAGTACGGCGAAGCCCAAAAGTCCCTGGATGACGCGATTTCGCGGGCGGTTTCTGCTCAGGACGAGGGCGCTAAGGCAGCCAAATAA
- a CDS encoding zinc-dependent metalloprotease, which yields MEEHSGGEQRPEWFKMLKQMLGEEAAEDAYRQLQEHGIDPEKLTGGTIPLPFSAGGSNAASQLKHFFAPHEGAVNWQAATEVASSRLPSSAPTSAAQAQRIREQLSVADLWLDAVTTLSPTVTTRVAWTPKEWIQATLPAWQRLTEPVITNVVRAFTEAIGEQLERQGIDREEMKASAAIPGVGQILGPMDPDSLLKNLAAGLFAVQIGQAMGQIAQAAFGSTDIGIPLAKEKIMGLVPVNIAAFAKDLDITESEVSQYIAVREAAHARLFHSVPWLRHKLSQLIGRYAQEIRVDGEAIDRSVRDLQDRLQEQFGEGEGAIGFPLGNFDPSNLGIGIPADIFAAEETDTQRQAMEDLQTVLALIEGWVDEVSTRACMPNLEHVIQLRELMRRRRATTSPIEKVLKPLIGMELSPKYSRQAANLWSALLSEQGMQKRDQLWSHPDMIPTLQDLTDPENFVAESSKEPEKDQVDQDLDSLLSGTLGWAQGLTPEVDSQGDQMMGNPHPHDHSEDGETPPEDSAPDSPSSDES from the coding sequence TTGGAGGAGCATAGCGGCGGTGAGCAGCGACCGGAATGGTTCAAAATGCTTAAACAGATGCTAGGAGAAGAGGCTGCTGAGGACGCCTATCGCCAGTTACAAGAGCACGGTATCGACCCCGAAAAACTGACGGGAGGCACGATTCCGCTCCCGTTCTCTGCTGGCGGTTCCAATGCTGCCAGCCAGCTAAAACATTTCTTCGCTCCCCACGAGGGCGCCGTTAACTGGCAGGCAGCCACGGAAGTGGCTTCTTCCCGCCTCCCCAGTAGCGCCCCCACCAGCGCTGCCCAAGCGCAAAGGATTCGCGAACAGCTTTCGGTGGCGGATTTATGGTTAGATGCGGTTACCACTTTGAGTCCCACCGTCACCACCCGAGTGGCCTGGACGCCTAAAGAATGGATACAGGCGACTTTGCCGGCATGGCAGCGCCTTACCGAGCCGGTCATCACTAACGTAGTGCGAGCATTTACCGAGGCTATCGGGGAGCAACTAGAGCGCCAAGGCATTGACCGCGAAGAAATGAAGGCTTCAGCGGCCATTCCGGGAGTCGGGCAGATTCTCGGCCCTATGGATCCAGATTCTTTACTGAAAAACCTGGCTGCCGGACTTTTTGCAGTCCAGATTGGGCAGGCTATGGGGCAAATAGCGCAAGCTGCTTTTGGTTCTACCGACATCGGGATTCCTTTGGCAAAAGAAAAAATCATGGGGTTGGTGCCGGTAAATATCGCCGCCTTTGCTAAGGATTTAGATATTACTGAATCCGAGGTCAGTCAATATATCGCGGTACGCGAGGCCGCTCATGCCCGCCTTTTCCATTCGGTACCTTGGCTGCGCCATAAGTTATCGCAGCTTATTGGCCGCTATGCGCAAGAAATTCGGGTCGACGGGGAGGCGATTGATCGTTCGGTCAGAGATTTACAAGACCGCCTCCAAGAACAATTTGGGGAGGGCGAAGGCGCGATTGGTTTCCCGCTTGGAAACTTCGACCCCTCCAACCTGGGGATTGGAATACCCGCCGATATTTTCGCGGCTGAAGAAACTGACACCCAACGGCAAGCGATGGAAGATTTGCAAACCGTATTGGCGTTGATTGAAGGCTGGGTTGATGAAGTTTCCACTCGGGCGTGTATGCCTAACTTGGAGCATGTAATCCAGTTGCGCGAGTTAATGCGGCGGCGCCGGGCTACTACTTCCCCAATCGAGAAGGTGCTAAAACCACTGATCGGAATGGAACTTAGCCCCAAGTATTCTCGCCAGGCCGCTAATCTTTGGTCCGCGCTGCTCAGCGAGCAGGGAATGCAAAAACGTGACCAACTCTGGTCACACCCGGATATGATTCCAACTTTGCAAGACTTAACTGACCCCGAAAACTTTGTGGCTGAAAGCAGCAAAGAACCAGAGAAAGACCAGGTAGACCAGGATCTAGATTCTTTGCTTTCCGGAACTTTAGGTTGGGCGCAAGGACTAACCCCGGAAGTTGATTCTCAAGGTGATCAAATGATGGGCAATCCCCACCCCCACGACCATAGTGAGGACGGGGAAACTCCTCCTGAGGACAGCGCCCCAGATTCACCCTCTTCGGACGAGTCCTAA
- the ilvA gene encoding threonine ammonia-lyase IlvA: MSTVTAKDIEVAAGVLAKVATKTPLQKSDRLSAEVGRPVYLKREDLQICRSFKVRGAYVRMAAMDEEEREAGVVCASAGNHAQGVAYACAHLGIHGTIFLPASTPRQKRKRIATIGGKWVEPVIVGGDFDEANRVAAEAAKDGGKVYVHPYDDPYTIAGQGSIAVDLDSQLPDDTDMILIPVGGGGLIAGMATWLKAHRPGIRIVGVESEGAASMKAAVQAGNPVSLEHVDSFVDGTAVGRAGDLTYQIVRELVDDLVVVPEGAVCTEMLDLYHSEGVIAEPAGALASAAARSFLPQIPNGSVVCLVSGGNNDLSRYAEVTERSGRYEGLRHYFLVTFNQEPGALRAFLNDVLSEGEDIIYFQYTKKNNRDTGPALVGIELPDPTDIKGLRRRMAASPLQVQEIDPSSQIFKILV, from the coding sequence ATGAGCACAGTTACCGCGAAGGATATAGAGGTGGCTGCCGGGGTATTAGCCAAGGTAGCTACCAAAACTCCGCTGCAAAAGAGCGATCGTTTGAGCGCAGAAGTAGGCCGTCCAGTTTATCTCAAGCGCGAAGATCTGCAGATTTGCCGCTCGTTTAAAGTGCGCGGCGCCTATGTGCGGATGGCAGCCATGGATGAAGAAGAACGCGAGGCCGGGGTGGTGTGTGCATCGGCGGGTAACCATGCCCAAGGAGTTGCCTATGCCTGCGCACACCTGGGAATACACGGCACGATTTTCTTACCGGCCTCCACTCCCCGGCAAAAGCGCAAACGGATCGCCACTATCGGCGGTAAATGGGTAGAACCGGTAATTGTAGGCGGCGACTTCGATGAAGCTAATCGGGTGGCCGCCGAGGCCGCTAAGGACGGGGGCAAGGTTTATGTGCACCCCTACGATGATCCCTACACAATTGCTGGTCAAGGCAGTATTGCGGTGGATTTAGATTCCCAGCTGCCGGATGATACCGATATGATTTTGATTCCAGTGGGAGGCGGCGGTTTGATTGCCGGAATGGCCACTTGGCTGAAAGCCCATCGCCCCGGTATCCGGATTGTAGGGGTGGAATCTGAAGGCGCGGCCTCGATGAAAGCGGCGGTTCAGGCGGGGAATCCGGTTTCCTTAGAACACGTAGACTCTTTCGTAGATGGTACCGCTGTAGGCAGGGCCGGGGATTTAACCTATCAGATTGTGCGGGAACTGGTCGATGACCTGGTGGTGGTGCCTGAGGGTGCGGTTTGTACCGAAATGCTCGACCTTTACCATTCCGAAGGGGTGATTGCGGAGCCGGCCGGAGCGCTAGCTTCTGCGGCGGCGCGTAGCTTCTTACCGCAAATTCCCAACGGCTCAGTGGTCTGCCTGGTCTCTGGCGGCAATAATGACCTCTCGCGCTACGCAGAGGTAACCGAGCGTTCTGGGCGTTACGAAGGTTTACGCCACTACTTCCTGGTGACCTTCAATCAGGAGCCGGGGGCTTTACGGGCATTTTTAAATGACGTGCTCAGCGAAGGTGAAGACATCATTTACTTCCAGTACACCAAGAAAAATAACCGCGATACCGGACCAGCACTGGTGGGGATTGAACTGCCGGATCCCACCGATATTAAGGGGCTGCGGCGCCGGATGGCGGCCTCTCCCCTGCAGGTGCAGGAAATCGATCCTTCCTCCCAGATCTTCAAGATCCTGGTTTAG
- a CDS encoding PPA1309 family protein, whose protein sequence is MTTSPDLSDAGLSLRLAVSSLEKDVAQLGWDRSPSLFAFVYTKSIFPQLAGEMDPIEADQLRAALAENPLHLTAVLQDHLPPADLMDTLGHLVFGEDVAGVAVSMERFLVSPQADADAPADPREREKFLLAHPSRQDVRIVAGATRDGNTWCASRARAEDSDEMVAQGENIVPELLEALKAMLVSDEELAQLASEPDSAGVSDAD, encoded by the coding sequence ATGACTACTTCACCGGATCTATCTGACGCGGGGCTGTCACTGCGCCTAGCGGTTTCCTCTTTAGAAAAAGACGTAGCTCAGCTGGGATGGGACCGTTCCCCGAGTCTTTTTGCCTTTGTCTATACCAAGTCGATTTTCCCGCAGCTAGCGGGTGAGATGGATCCGATCGAGGCAGATCAGCTACGCGCGGCCCTAGCTGAAAATCCCCTACACCTGACCGCAGTCCTCCAAGACCACCTTCCTCCTGCAGATTTAATGGACACTCTGGGGCATCTAGTTTTCGGTGAGGACGTGGCGGGAGTCGCGGTCTCTATGGAACGTTTCCTGGTTTCCCCGCAAGCGGATGCCGATGCCCCTGCGGATCCGCGGGAGCGCGAAAAGTTCTTACTTGCCCATCCCTCTCGCCAAGACGTACGGATTGTAGCCGGCGCTACCCGCGATGGAAACACCTGGTGTGCGAGTCGCGCCCGCGCCGAAGATAGCGACGAGATGGTGGCGCAAGGGGAAAATATTGTTCCGGAACTCCTAGAGGCGCTAAAAGCCATGCTGGTTAGTGACGAGGAACTAGCCCAGCTGGCTAGCGAGCCGGACAGCGCGGGAGTTTCTGACGCTGATTAG